One genomic segment of Pseudorasbora parva isolate DD20220531a chromosome 6, ASM2467924v1, whole genome shotgun sequence includes these proteins:
- the tnfrsf9a gene encoding tumor necrosis factor receptor superfamily member 9a isoform X1, which translates to MYHFLHIVAFQEEMLTAFQALHVLLIFSLVLDYTVEADTGCADWSLSGTHDVCCKRCKPGNRLVQKCGSDPKNLCTPCTPGTYLTNLTQDHCLRCTQCIGVQNTVKPCTISSDTVCGCQPGFRCGNDRCSFCVTECKEGEEPTEDRLCKKCPKGKFNDKIHSMCKEWKTSCLDGQILGKGNATSDRTCTYSHEETLTTFSVIKKEETNTLPVFIVGGMAGLAVLCIMASVAAYVKTQNKMEKKPETDILDQEHSDDSSIIVVEQEDCSCHRPEQEQGGSTESISTQDSESKLIV; encoded by the exons GAAGAAATGCTGACTGCTTTCCAGGCACTGCATGTCCTGCTGATATTCAGCCTAGTACTGGATTACACTGTAGAGGCTGATACCGGCTGTGCTGATTGGTCACTGTCTGGAACACATGATGTCTGCTGCAAAAGATGCAAGCCAG GGAACCGCTTGGTGCAAAAATGTGGAAGTGACCCAAAAAATCTCTGTACCCCCTGTACACCTGGCACTTACTTAACCAATTTAACTCAAGACCACTGTTTGAGATGCACACAGTGTATAg GTGTACAAAATACAGTTAAACCTTGCACTATCAGCAGCGACACCGTGTGTGGATGCCAGCCTGGATTTCGGTGCGGAAACGACAGATGTTCTTTCTGTGTTACTGAATGcaaggagggggaggagcccACCGAAGACC GATTGTGTAAAAAATGTCCAAAAGGAAAATTCAATGACAAAATTCATAGTATGTGCAAAGAATGGAAAACAAG TTGTCTTGATGGACAGATTTTGGGCAAAGGAAATGCTACCAGTGACCGTACGTGCACATATTCACACGAAG AAACTTTAACAACCTTTTCTGTGATCAAAAAAG AAGAGACAAACACGCTTCCAGTTTTCATTGTTGGAGGGATGGCAGGGTTGGCTGTCCTTTGTATTATGGCATCAGTGGCTGCTTATGTAaagacacaaaacaaaatgGAGAAGAAGCCAGAAACTGATATCCTTGATCAAG aACACTCAGATGACTCCAGCATTATTGTAGTGGAGCAGGAAGACTGTAGTTGCCATCGTCCTGAGCAGGAACAGGGTGGCAGCACAGAGTCCATCAGCACGCAAGACTCAGAATCTAAACTCATAGTGTGA
- the tnfrsf9a gene encoding tumor necrosis factor receptor superfamily member 9a isoform X2: protein MLTAFQALHVLLIFSLVLDYTVEADTGCADWSLSGTHDVCCKRCKPGNRLVQKCGSDPKNLCTPCTPGTYLTNLTQDHCLRCTQCIGVQNTVKPCTISSDTVCGCQPGFRCGNDRCSFCVTECKEGEEPTEDRLCKKCPKGKFNDKIHSMCKEWKTSCLDGQILGKGNATSDRTCTYSHEETLTTFSVIKKEETNTLPVFIVGGMAGLAVLCIMASVAAYVKTQNKMEKKPETDILDQEHSDDSSIIVVEQEDCSCHRPEQEQGGSTESISTQDSESKLIV, encoded by the exons ATGCTGACTGCTTTCCAGGCACTGCATGTCCTGCTGATATTCAGCCTAGTACTGGATTACACTGTAGAGGCTGATACCGGCTGTGCTGATTGGTCACTGTCTGGAACACATGATGTCTGCTGCAAAAGATGCAAGCCAG GGAACCGCTTGGTGCAAAAATGTGGAAGTGACCCAAAAAATCTCTGTACCCCCTGTACACCTGGCACTTACTTAACCAATTTAACTCAAGACCACTGTTTGAGATGCACACAGTGTATAg GTGTACAAAATACAGTTAAACCTTGCACTATCAGCAGCGACACCGTGTGTGGATGCCAGCCTGGATTTCGGTGCGGAAACGACAGATGTTCTTTCTGTGTTACTGAATGcaaggagggggaggagcccACCGAAGACC GATTGTGTAAAAAATGTCCAAAAGGAAAATTCAATGACAAAATTCATAGTATGTGCAAAGAATGGAAAACAAG TTGTCTTGATGGACAGATTTTGGGCAAAGGAAATGCTACCAGTGACCGTACGTGCACATATTCACACGAAG AAACTTTAACAACCTTTTCTGTGATCAAAAAAG AAGAGACAAACACGCTTCCAGTTTTCATTGTTGGAGGGATGGCAGGGTTGGCTGTCCTTTGTATTATGGCATCAGTGGCTGCTTATGTAaagacacaaaacaaaatgGAGAAGAAGCCAGAAACTGATATCCTTGATCAAG aACACTCAGATGACTCCAGCATTATTGTAGTGGAGCAGGAAGACTGTAGTTGCCATCGTCCTGAGCAGGAACAGGGTGGCAGCACAGAGTCCATCAGCACGCAAGACTCAGAATCTAAACTCATAGTGTGA